The nucleotide sequence ttcgtcaATGTAGTCGTCTTCACTGTCATCACTTGCATCACTATCTGTGTCGGTGTCGCccatgatgatgtagtcctccgaacggatcTCCTTTGCTGGTTCTCGCTTGTGATTCTCCACTggtagtcctagcttcctcttcagGTCTTCATGCTTCTCTAGTAGTACGGCAATCTCtccctcatatccatcgcgtgtagacttaagttcctcttctagctcgatgtttctcttcatcagcttcttgatattcttcatgtggataatttgttgattcccaatatgatctcccatctcttgaatgtaggctgtaattgatccatccctcctggtacgaatcatctcccattcttcatctcggcggccacatatTTGATAAATGGTGTTCttcagctccttgtgatacacctcaaATATACGTCCAAAGGTGACAtgggttgccatgctctttcctaaactccagcttggtgcatccaggtagaaatcaataggccccgttgttggcgcaaatgtcctcccaggtacccaaACTTTGATCTTCCAGCGTTCCTCTTCCGGTATAGTTGTAGAGAAAGTCCCCGTGAatcttggtagtccgatgttcaggtacttagtgacttccttcaagtgtcgtcctaAAGGGGTGTCGACAtctggctgagtgaacttgttcctaggatccgccatctatagagtagaaatagaggagagtTCAAAATGAGCAGAGAAGAGAAATCGTGTGGCTTATTCTAGtggtcacatcctacagtcaatgtgtgctctgataccatcttgtagcgaccacgacccgaatggaccgaagtctctgtgcatcagtgtcattcctagatcggtaatgctgacacgcacaatacttgaggaattataacagagttcaatcacacacttattacatcgagtcctcataaagagtatgattacacaaaaatatggttgaaggccatctaaactaaataactttGGAAGCTTCGAATGTAAATGAGtcaatcaactccaacggcatagctgagtgcaagacaaccaacctatcacaccttattcgtcgtctgaatagtctgcaacatcagacgttgcagccgtgtagatcagcacattgaatatgctggcagagttacactgtaaagcaatgaaatgcaagaactatatctacatgtagtatttggctggtggaggctctaagtttataatttttgcataaagctagtttttccctacaacaaaggaataaatttatttaactactcccaagttgtccaatatttgagaaggtaaccccaactcaaatcccaattaaaagtatcatcattaacccatcaatttcattaagtaaagtgatgacatcaaatcaataattcaactaccagatactcaagatgtccataaccggggacacgcctaaccatgattagtttatatactgtgcagaggtttgcgcacttttccccacaagactcgaccgcatccatgatcggatgatcgagacatagtctttctaaagcacttactctctactccgggaggaccggtacacctactttcccctacatctgctagtccacctcttcaagagctcatgcaacttactctactacttccttctctctccccctccccaaGGCCACTCTCTTGATTTGAACCTCAACGTGACACGAGGAACTCTTCCTTCCTTGTATATGAAATGAATCCCGTGCGGTAGATTGAGTGAGTGGGTGGGGTTCAAAAAGGATGCGCTCCGATGCTGCCCGGCGTGTCCACCAACATTTGAGGACCCATCTTTATGCATTGTAGTTGGATACTGTAGCACCATGGTAGAGGAGACGGTTCCGCTCTTAAGGGCCCGTTCGGAGTGCAGGGTTGGTAAACAATGGAATGGGAAACTTTCTAGGAATATAATTTACTTGACTGGTGGAATCTTTGGAATGGAAAATAAAGGAATGTATACTTTTCCTGCATTCGGCGCCAAGTTCTAGAAGCAAAGGAACGAGGATAAAAGCTAGTGCATGTAGCCTTCCTCCAATGagatgaaaatatttttttattcaGCCAGACATGCGACCTACACTGCGGGCCAGCCTTTTTGGGAAATTCTCTCAGAATTGACCCCCTCCCAGCTTCTTCCAGAATTGTCACTTCATTTTTTTTATAATTCCTAGCTAGTTAAGGTGTAAAGCCCCATTCGATTTGGAGGATTTTcataggaaaaacataggaacaaggattccagaggaaaaTTTTCTATAGatgcattcggtttgtaggaaaGGCGTACAGAAATATCATAGGAATACTACTCATTTCCTGTGTTTTTGGAGGAAACTAGACATTCACTCAAAGCTCATTTTACGCGTAGGAACGAGGCAAATCAATTCCTAAGGATGGCAAGTGTcatcctatcaaattcctataTTAATCCTAATTCCTATGTTTTAGTTTCCTCCGAACCGAATGAGCCCTAATTAGTTAGGAATTGTAAAAAAAATAATAGAGTGGccattctgggagaagctggggagggggtcaaAACTGGCATGCGTCTCTTTTGATTCCGATGCATGTAAGAAATTCTTTATTCGACTGGCTGATGCCCCGCATCGGGCTTCCGCCCAAACATTGGGTCCCAGTGGATTTTCTATTTCTAGTAAAAAGTACAAAGCAGGTACTCTTTTCTATGGAATGAGAGACGAGTAATCCTTTGAACCGAACGCACCACAATTTATTTTTCCAGAGGAAAGCAAGGCAATGTTTCCTGCATAATTCCTGCAGATCGAACGAAACCTAGGGTGTATTTGGTTGCAGTTTGCAACAGTAGTTGCATTGCATGTCCATCTCCAGCCAGCCTGATTGCTGAAATACAGCCTCATATGCAGCAGATgcaacctgtttggttgcctgcatcgcatCGAGAGGCACTTACCCCTCtgctgtttggttgcccgcatttgtacttagggtgtgagcagatgcaaacttcagctgtttggttgcaaacagcgtttgtgttctgctcaccccattcaaatgtggtggccttaccaccacacatgatcagcacaacagcaacagcacaacagcaagatcaaacaaagcaagcaatgtaatgacagcaaactacttaactagatagcataagtctagattaagagcaggggcatcctccttccctgctcCATGCCAGGGTGCTGCTCCTGGCTAAAATATGAACAAGTTCCCAGCACAAGTCTCGCCACACACCATAAAAGTTCTCCACTAACACCTTACTTAACTTAACTACATAGCCTGCTCGATGCCACCAAGGCAATTGTGCCTGCTGCAACGATATCTGCACATCACCGACGAGTCGTGGTTATAGATCTGAACCTTCAGTCCGAGTCCTGAGATGCGCACAACGACGAGGTCGCCGGGGACGATGCGGTGGCGGCGGCAAAAGTAGTTCCACCCCCGGCCAAGCACCATGTGGCCCTCGAAGTTCTGGACCTACACCCAGAACATGCACCGCTTGTTGGCCGAGAGCCTGACCATGTGCGGGAGTCGCTTGATGACCAGCCAggtgttcatcacctccacgaacttGGGAGGGACGACGAGCATGGTGAGGTCCTCGTTGTCCTTGATCTGCTTGTAGAATCTCACCGGCTCCCTGGCTCCCTCCTCGTGGCCCTGCCTTCGAGATCGTCCCCTTGAACGAGGCACACTCATGAAGGCGATCCTGCTAGGCAGGTCCACCGTCCTGAGCCACCTGTTCGTGGGGACGAAATCCTCGATGCGCTCAGCTCCGACCACTACCTGAGCTCCTCCACCCGCCACATCCCAGTGAGTCTTCAGTATCTTGTCAGGCAACATGGCAAGTATTAGTACCAAACAAAGCAAACAAAGCAAGCAAGCAAATGCCACTAatcagtggacttgcccaacagcaagtgccactgatcagtgacATGTGCTCATGACCAAATGGCAATGATCTGTGGCACTTAGTGTTGGGCAAGAGCACTAATCTACTTGCTGTAGTGCAAATGGCACTAATGACACTGATCAGTGACTTGCCCAAtagcaagtgccattgataagtggcattttgCCCAACAACAAGTgtcattgataagtggcatttgcccctaggcaaatgccacttatcaatgacACTTGTTGTTGGGCAAGTCACTGATTAGTGGCATCTTCTTTGCTGCAACTGGCACTGATCACTGCACTATCCTAAACAaggaaacatctaaaaatagcaacaGCAATTGCCAATAGCACCCATGTGCAGCCATGCAGATTTGGGACCATCCTAAAATGGTCCTACTACATGCACGTATAACATCCACTGATGGCACAAACCCTAGCTTCAACATGCAACATGAAACAATAACATGATTCTAACATAAACATGCCATCAGTCAACATGATTCTAGCATTCATCACTCAACATGAATATGTCATCAGTATAACATTCATCACTCAGCATGAACATGATTCTAGCATGAACACACCTACTAGCATGTAGCATAAATCTTAGGACACACAAGCAGTAGCACAAGAAAATTATCCTAGCACACACACTGTACAAAACAAGAACAGATTAGTCTGATTGGATTCGATTGGGATCGCATCCAATCGGATCTGCTAGAATCCTATCAATCCTAGCACATGCATAAGAAATTAACCGCTAATCTACATCTAGGAGCAAGCTTTGAGGGGATTTGACTCACCAGAGCACGCGCAGCCGCGGCGAACCGAAGCCAGGGTGAGAACCCCAGCGGGAAGGATAGAGGTGGCGGAGTAGAGGATGAGCCGGCCCCGGCGACGGCCTGCGGCATCGGCCCCGTGCTGAACGCCATGCCGAAGGTTGAGAAGGACGGCCCGCCGACCGGAGAAAACCCTTGGACGGGGGTCAAGAAAACCCCCGAGCCCAATGGTGTCCCAAGAAGGGCGGCTCCGTcgacggcgccggcgccgggcCCAAGACCACGACGTCCGGAATCGGCGGCGGAGTAGGAGCGGCCGATACCGCATTGGCCGACGGGCGTGGAGGCTGGCGGCAGATGGGGGACGGCGCCCATAGTGCCGACGCCAGGTCGCGGCCCGAGTTCTGGAGCCCGGCCAGCCAGCCCTCCGGGATGCTGGCGATGTGCTGGTCGACCGGGGTCagagggcggcgcggcggtgggcgTAGCGGAGCCATCGAAgaagaggagagaagaggaaggacgGTGAGAGAGAGGGAGCGGTGGAAACAGTGGGGGTAGGCGGTGACAGGAGAGTGTGGGGCGAGTAATAAAACGTCGCCTTCGTCTTCCGCGCTTCTCAAAACGTGCAACTGCCCCGCACGCCCGGCCGCGCCCGGCTAGGCTCGCAAGAAACTGCCGATTCGGCAGTTTTCGTCGGGCCAGGCTGCGGGCTGCTTTGAGATCCGTGCGGGCCTCAAACCGCATGCAGCCCAGCCAAACAAACAGGCCGCGCATATTCTGCGTGGGCCTGGTTGGGCTGCACGCGGGCAACCAACACGCCCCTAGTCTCACCCGTGTCTCAGGGTTCATGTACCGAGATGACACTAGACGCAGTTTGCAGATCCTAGAAACCATCTGCAACTGCAAACTCACATTCTTCCAAAGCTTTCCACTCAACGGCTGGCGCGTCTCCACGCGTCTCCCAATCCAGCCATCAGTCCGAACCCAGGTGCACCACACCTCCCACTCCTTTCCTCGGGCCCCCTTCGAGCTTCCCAGCCGCGAGCTCCCTCCGACCGAGCTCGCCCAAACGAATGGCAGCCACATCCGTCGCCTCCGCCCCGCGCCCGCTCCGCGCGACGCCGCGCCGGCATCCTTGCACGccctgccgccgccaccacgccgCGCCGCCCCACGCCCTCCGCAGGCCGCGCCTCTCCGTCTCGGCCTCCGCCGCCGACGaagccagcagcgcctcgtcgccgtcgtcttcgCGGTTCTACTTCAACTTCACCGGCTTCCCCTTCCCGCTCGGCCCCTTCCTCAACCGCCGCACCACCCGCACCGAGGTGATTGCTAGCAGCTGCACCTCAGCCTGCTGCTCCCCGAGCTCATGGCCTCACTGCGTTCCCTCTCCGAAGTCTGAAAACTCCTCTCCGAATGCAGGCCGTGAAGGGCAGCGTATGGCTGTTCGAGCAGGAGCAGGCGCTGGGCTTCAGCAGCGTCTCCACCAACACCCGCATGACCGTCGTCAGGCTCCGCTCCGGCGGGCTCTGGGTGCACGCCCCCATCGCCCCCACCAAGGAATGCATCCAGGTACGCTTCAGTTTCAGCAAAGAAAGCAACCGTTCGCGCGGCTCCTGTTCGACATTAATCCGATGCCATGCCATGTGCAGCTGATCAAGGAGCTGGGCGCGCCGGTGGAGCACATCGTGCTGCCGACCTTCGCGTACGAGCACAAGATCTTCCTCGGGCCCTTCTCCAGGAAGTTCCCCAGGGCGCAGGTGTGGGTGGCGCCGCGCCAGTGGAGCTGGCCCGTCAACCTGCCGCTCGAGTTCTTCGGGGTCTTCCGGTCCAAGCCcctcgaggacgaggacgacgccaCGCCCTGGGCCGCCGAGATCGAGCAGAAGGTGCTCAGCTCGCCGGAAGTTGGTATTCCCAGTTCCTCACTGCGCATTCTCATCTCTGAACACCATTGTGGGTGCATTGATGCACACATGATAATTCCCGTGTAAATTGGGTGCGTTCAGGGATTGGGCCGTATGTGGAGGTGGCGTTCTACCATAAGCCTTCCAGGACATTGCTGGTGACGGATGCTGTGATTTTTGTTCCTCGGCAGCCACCCGATTGCATCAGCAAAGAGTCCTTGTTGGCAGCTGCCAAGAATGGCTTGGCAGTGAAGATATTGAGCAAAGGGAGAGAGGTTCCTGATGATCCCGTTGAGGACAACAAGCTGACCCGGCAGACAGGTACATACAATCTGATGCCATTTCTGAACTAATTGACATAAAGTGAAACAAGAATTAGCTGGAAACAGTGAGATCTTGAGTTCATGTTAGAATTGAGGTAGTGCAGTAGCACACTAGCTGCATTGTTTTCCACTAGATTCAGAGAAGTGTCTTCAGAAAATTGTCTATATTCACGTATTTCAGTTAGTTTTTCCACATTTTGAGAAGGAGCAACATTCAGTAGTCTAGCGTTTTAACTGGACTATAGTTGTGGAAGTACCTCTATTCAGAATCATACATTAAGtatctggaatttgtaaaatgcaGAGTTCATGTTTTAAATAAGGTACTGTAGTAGAACACGGGATTGATTTCCATCTAGGGCTTTCTTGTTGTACTGTAGTAGAACACTAGATTGATTTCCATCTAGGGCTCAGAAAAATGTTAGTGCAGAAACTTGTCCATGTTCACTTATTAACTTCGGTTAGCCTCTTCGAATTTAAAAGGTAGCAATATTAAGTAGGAAGGTCCTTTTGCCAGTATCTCTGTGGTGTTCTATTGCTTAGGGCTTTCTGTATCTGAATGCTGTTAGATGACATTCTGTCAATCTCTGTCTTCAGCGATTCCTGTTGCTTAGGGCTTTCTGTATCTGAATGCTGTTAGATGACAATCTTTTGTGTTCAGCGATTCCTTTGGCAGTACGAAGGCTCTAACATCGTAGCATCATCACACAGCATGTAAACAACCAAATACAGTCACAAAAGCATCATAATCAGTTTTTTTAGAAAAAGCAGAGTTCACTTGTGGGATTTTATCCATCGGCATGTCATCATAGAAAGATGTATTTCTAGTTCTCCAGATTGTCCAGCAAATAGCTACACCGCCAGGAAGGATGAGCTTTTGTTGGTTTTTAGGAAAAGAATTTAACGAGCCCCAAACCTGGTCTATGTTCGAATCGCATTGCATATTCGAATCGACAATATCGATATTGTTACAGTAACCTGGTCTATGTTCCAACAGGATGGGAGAGGATGGTACTTCAAATACTGTTTCTCGGCCCCTCAAATCTTCTCGAGCCAAATGCGAGTTTCGCTCAAATGTCACAGAAACTGATCGTTTCACCAATTGTCAAGACACTCGTCTTCAGCAAAGTTCCGGAGAAGGTATGCATGTGGATGCACTCCTTTTTACACTGGACTTTCCTGCTAAATAGCATCACCTGCTTCTTGTGCAGGTGAGGGACTGGGTGGACAGGATCGCGGCGGACTGGCCGTTCCGACGGATCATCCCGGCGCACTTCGCCGCCCCAATCAACGCGAGCCGGTCCGACTTCCTGGCCGCCTTCGCCTTCCTCGACGAGTTCCTCCCGGACCGCCCCGCCGCGTCGCTCGGCCTGCCCCTCATCTTCGCCTCGCTCATGGGCAAGGCGGCCAGCTACTTCCCGCCGGACGACATGAAGACCCTCTCGTCGCTCGACGACTTCCTGGTCTCCGTCGGCGCAGTCAAGAAGACCGTCTCCGGAAGGAAGCGATGATACGTACCGCAGAAACCGCTGCGCTGTGCATAGTTTTGTCAAGAAATGAAATGTCACTGGCTGCTGCTGTAATAGATGATTTATCCACATTGTTGCAGAATGCGTGTATAGAGTTAGTTACTACCTAGATTATATAGTAGTACGACGAAATGGTTACAGTTTTCAATAGAAAATTGTGATCCGAAAGCTAGGATCGGCCAGGATACAGTGAAACATTTGCCATTGTGTGCATCTTGTTGCAGTTGACAGTACACATTTTCGTTGGCCGGCCCCCGGGCGGAGGGCACGGACGAGTGAACTGCTGCGACGGCACAAGATTGGGATGATATGCACGGTCGGTTGGGAGTTACTCCGCGGCCCGACCGATCCAGTTTCCGCTGAGTAAATGCACGGGGGCTGCCTCCATGAGCCGGCACACGCGGAGTGAAGTGAAGTACACGGGAGCTGCAATGCACCACGTTCACGCGGCAGACAGTTACCTCATTAACcagcacgtacgtacgtacgtacatcGCTTGTTTTTTCTAACACAGACGCAAGCGCTCGTAcatacgtgcatacactcacctctatgaacgcgcgcgcacacacaccctATCATTATGAGCACCTTCgtgagactgagccggcatatcatctcgaaatttacgaagtcaccgtaggcgcctcacCGTCGATGgaaacgtctccttccactgaaagcgcatcgccggaaatcctgaaaggacttgaaccctggtgggctcgggataccactgtccctccatccaaccacaggttggtttgcCGCTTGTTGGGTACCCTATCATGTGTACCGCAGTCAGCCTTGTTGTACCACGTAGCAGTACATCAGTTTTTTTCCCTGAGGGGAATTTTTTTTTTACACAATCCTGAGGGGAAGTACATCAGTTGTTGTAAGACGTACGTGTACATCATTTTCGGTTCATGGCTAGAAAGTGGGCTGGTACTACTCCGGTTTTCACTTTTGTTGATGGGCTCAACCTCAACGTTTAGCTTTCGAGTTTTTAATAAACATGAATTATTTGGCTATCTCGCCAATCTACATGCATCATCTGTTTTTTTTAAGCAGATCTATATGCATCATCTGTTTTTTTTAGAGAGAATATGCATCATCTGTTGAC is from Triticum aestivum cultivar Chinese Spring chromosome 1B, IWGSC CS RefSeq v2.1, whole genome shotgun sequence and encodes:
- the LOC123139866 gene encoding uncharacterized protein, whose product is MAATSVASAPRPLRATPRRHPCTPCRRHHAAPPHALRRPRLSVSASAADEASSASSPSSSRFYFNFTGFPFPLGPFLNRRTTRTEAVKGSVWLFEQEQALGFSSVSTNTRMTVVRLRSGGLWVHAPIAPTKECIQLIKELGAPVEHIVLPTFAYEHKIFLGPFSRKFPRAQVWVAPRQWSWPVNLPLEFFGVFRSKPLEDEDDATPWAAEIEQKVLSSPEVGIGPYVEVAFYHKPSRTLLVTDAVIFVPRQPPDCISKESLLAAAKNGLAVKILSKGREVPDDPVEDNKLTRQTGWERMVLQILFLGPSNLLEPNASFAQMSQKLIVSPIVKTLVFSKVPEKVRDWVDRIAADWPFRRIIPAHFAAPINASRSDFLAAFAFLDEFLPDRPAASLGLPLIFASLMGKAASYFPPDDMKTLSSLDDFLVSVGAVKKTVSGRKR